From one Culex quinquefasciatus strain JHB chromosome 3, VPISU_Cqui_1.0_pri_paternal, whole genome shotgun sequence genomic stretch:
- the LOC6031634 gene encoding ribonuclease 3, whose amino-acid sequence MFPDLEKGGLATYRAAAFQEDKSLSKIWINYPLQEQEPLGDLHHIESFEMLRTLTKFEESIWVCFCFECLY is encoded by the coding sequence GTGGACTTGCAACATACCGCGCAGCAGCATTCCAGGAGGACAAAAGTCTGAGCAAGATTTGGATTAACTATCCGCTGCAGGAGCAGGAACCGCTTGGCGATCTGCACCACATCGAGTCGTTCGAGATGCTGAGGACGTTGACCAAGTTTGAGGAGTCGATCTGGGTTTGCTTTTGTTTCGAATGCCTGTATTGA